A window of the Arachis duranensis cultivar V14167 chromosome 5, aradu.V14167.gnm2.J7QH, whole genome shotgun sequence genome harbors these coding sequences:
- the LOC107488890 gene encoding AUGMIN subunit 2: MSMGNESSWVGKKPIRRIGGMSDALSIAADLGFSVSASQPPPQESSLPSSGEKGEDLVRVLRELTTVQRKIADLQVELQGRKDDKNVAHLTHVSEMEKKIETLGRITAILKDVIQNKDRIIARLQQPYSLDCIPVEAEFQKQFSELLMKAASDYGALTASVADFQWSQNFKEPPSVWGEMLRPIPVALASCTRFFEAMSATRESFAALQKLRVGQFDSPIPSTPARDPSQRLPGVSNCLTPPPMEN, translated from the exons ATGTCAATGGGGAACGAGTCAAGTTGGGTTGGGAAGAAGCCTATCAGGCGCATTGGTGGCATGTCCGACGCACTCTCCATCGCCGCCGATCTTGGTTTCTCCGTCTCCGCTTCCCAACCACCGCCTCAG GAATCTTCTCTTCCGAGTAGCGGCGAAAAGGGCGAGGACTTGGTCAGGGTTTTGAGGGAACTAACCACTGTTCAACGCAAGATCGCGGATTTGCAAGTCGAACTTCAAGGACGCAag GATGATAAGAATGTTGCACATTTGACGCATGTGAGtgaaatggaaaagaaaattgagACTTTGGGGAGGATTACCGCTATACTGAAAGATGTTATCCAGAATAAG GATCGCATCATAGCTCGCCTGCAGCAGCCTTATTCTCTTGATTGCATTCCTGTAGAAGCAGAATTT CAGAAACAATTCTCTGAACTACTGATGAAGGCAGCTAGTGATTACGGTGCCTTGACAGCATCAGTGGCAGATTTTCAGTGGAGTCAGAATTTCAAGGAACCTCCTTCAGTTTGGGGG GAAATGCTTCGACCCATTCCAGTAGCTTTGGCATCTTGCACTCGCTTCTTTGAAGCAATGTCTGCCACAAGAGAGTCATTTGCAGCCCTTCAGAAATTGAGAGTGGGTCAATTTGATTCCCCTATACCAAGTACTCCGGCGAGAGATCCTTCCCAAAGACTGCCCGGAGTTTCTAATTGTCTGACTCCACCTCCAATGGAAAACTGA
- the LOC107488891 gene encoding uncharacterized protein LOC107488891 isoform X2, giving the protein MLRRNIRMRREYLYRKSLEGKERLLYEKKRKIREALQEGKPIPTELRNEEAALRREIDLEDENTAVPRTHIDDEYAHAAEKDPKILLTTSRDPSAPLQQFVKELSYVFPNAQRMNRGGQVISEIIESCRAHDYTDVVLVHEHRGVPDGLIVCHLPYGPTAYFGLLNVVTRHEIKDKKAIGTMPEAYPHLIFDNFSTKLGERTANILKYLFPVPKPDTKRIVTFSNQSDYVSFRHHIYEKHGGPKSIELKEIGPRFELRLYQTDNQLY; this is encoded by the exons ATGTTGCGTAGAAATATTCGCATGAGGAGGGAGTATTTATACAGGAAGAGCTTAGAAGGCAAAGAACGCTTGCTCTACGAAAAGAAGCGCAAGATCAGAGAAGCACTTCAAG AAGGGAAGCCAATACCTACTGAACTTAGGAATGAGGAGGCTGCACTTCGTCGAGAAATCGATCTCGAAGATGAAAACACAGCTG TCCCGAGAACGCACATTGATGATGAGTATGCACATGCTGCGGAAAAAGATCCTAAAATTTTGCTAACCACTTCCAGGGATCCAAGTGCTCCTCTTCAACAGTTCGTAAAG GAGCTGAGTTATGTTTTTCCGAATGCACAAAGGATGAATCGTGGTGGTCAG GTTATTTCTGAAATTATAGAGTCTTGCCGTGCACATGATTATACAGATGTTGTGTTGGTTCATGAACATCGTGGTGTGCCAGATGGCttaattgtctgccatctgccATATGGTCCAACTGCATATTTTGGATTGCTCAATGTG GTTACAAGGCATGAAATCAAAGACAAGAAAGCCATTGGTACAATGCCTGAGGCTTATCCACATCTGATTTTTGATAACTTCTCAACTAAG TTGGGTGAAAGGACTGCCAACATTCTAAAGTATCTTTTCCCAGTTCCAAAACCAGACACAAAACGTATTGTGACTTTTTCCAACCAGTCTGACTATGTATCGTTCAG GCATCATATATATGAAAAGCATGGAGGTCCGAAGTCTATTGAACTAAAGGAAATTGGTCCACGGTTTGAGTTGCGACTTTATCAG ACTGATAATCAACTCTATTGA
- the LOC107488891 gene encoding uncharacterized protein LOC107488891 isoform X1, whose translation MLRRNIRMRREYLYRKSLEGKERLLYEKKRKIREALQEGKPIPTELRNEEAALRREIDLEDENTAVPRTHIDDEYAHAAEKDPKILLTTSRDPSAPLQQFVKELSYVFPNAQRMNRGGQVISEIIESCRAHDYTDVVLVHEHRGVPDGLIVCHLPYGPTAYFGLLNVVTRHEIKDKKAIGTMPEAYPHLIFDNFSTKLGERTANILKYLFPVPKPDTKRIVTFSNQSDYVSFRHHIYEKHGGPKSIELKEIGPRFELRLYQIKLGTVDQAEAQIEWVIRPYMNTSKKRKFLSD comes from the exons ATGTTGCGTAGAAATATTCGCATGAGGAGGGAGTATTTATACAGGAAGAGCTTAGAAGGCAAAGAACGCTTGCTCTACGAAAAGAAGCGCAAGATCAGAGAAGCACTTCAAG AAGGGAAGCCAATACCTACTGAACTTAGGAATGAGGAGGCTGCACTTCGTCGAGAAATCGATCTCGAAGATGAAAACACAGCTG TCCCGAGAACGCACATTGATGATGAGTATGCACATGCTGCGGAAAAAGATCCTAAAATTTTGCTAACCACTTCCAGGGATCCAAGTGCTCCTCTTCAACAGTTCGTAAAG GAGCTGAGTTATGTTTTTCCGAATGCACAAAGGATGAATCGTGGTGGTCAG GTTATTTCTGAAATTATAGAGTCTTGCCGTGCACATGATTATACAGATGTTGTGTTGGTTCATGAACATCGTGGTGTGCCAGATGGCttaattgtctgccatctgccATATGGTCCAACTGCATATTTTGGATTGCTCAATGTG GTTACAAGGCATGAAATCAAAGACAAGAAAGCCATTGGTACAATGCCTGAGGCTTATCCACATCTGATTTTTGATAACTTCTCAACTAAG TTGGGTGAAAGGACTGCCAACATTCTAAAGTATCTTTTCCCAGTTCCAAAACCAGACACAAAACGTATTGTGACTTTTTCCAACCAGTCTGACTATGTATCGTTCAG GCATCATATATATGAAAAGCATGGAGGTCCGAAGTCTATTGAACTAAAGGAAATTGGTCCACGGTTTGAGTTGCGACTTTATCAG ATAAAGCTGGGAACTGTGGATCAAGCTGAAGCTCAAATAGAATGGGTTATTAGACCTTACATGAACACAAGTAAAAAACGCAAGTTTCTCAGTGATTGA